The Branchiostoma floridae strain S238N-H82 chromosome 12, Bfl_VNyyK, whole genome shotgun sequence genome segment aagtactcggggtgtggctctccgtAAACACGGAACCCGTCCACTTTGCCAAATTGACTTTAGTATTTTGGAGATAAACTGCTGACATTATAGTTTGGTGTGGTTTTCCAGGTTTACACACTGCTAAACATTTGCTATACGccaaattgaaatttgaaaaagaTCCCCTAAATGATTTTCATGTATTCATACACACTTAATTCTACTTTATTACTTCCTCATTTCGCTATCTTTTTATCCTACTGACTATACGACGAGTTTCCTTCTTTGTACTATGTTGGGGTCGTCAATTATCATATGAAAAGTCACCAGTCTTTCATTGTTCGAGACACGCATACTGGACCATGTAAAAATCGTTTTTGTATGAATATATCTTTCATGTCAGGAGGAAGTCATTGAGTACTTTTGAGTTTTTTCAGGAAGTAATTATAATATTTTGAAAGTCGACAAACGAATGAGCTCATAGAGATCTttgaaaatagaatacaacagacACGAAAATGGGTATAAATTCTAAGTCGAATTTGTTTTCCTTCGATTAATTTTCACAGGCAACTAGAGAAAACAAGGCAAGCGGAAGAATACCGAGTCAAACAACAACGCCAAAAGCTGACCAAGTCCTTATCGAAGATAGAGGGTCTGCGTCGTGGACTGATGCGGAAATTATCCCTACAAAGTCAAGGTCAAAATCCATACGAGGGAGACATGAGTTCCAACTACGGTAGGTACGGGGGAATGACCTTGGACGCCATCAAGAAGGACACCGACCGTTGGTTCAAACCCAAGGATCCAAAAGTCGAACGGATGAAAAAATCACAAGATCTTCTACGAGAAGGACGTAGGGACGGACGAATCATTGCATACGAGTCCCTTCCCGCCATTTTGTCTCTCCCCGAGCAAAGGAAAGAAGAGGAACGAAAGAAacgagagaaaaagagagaattATTACCGGAAACACCCGAGAAGGCCCCCGAGTACGATCCTCTCCCGAAGGAAGCCGAAAAAACACGAAGCGGCCACTTCGAGACTGTTCGGAAAAGACGACGGAGCTCGGTAAGCCCGAAGCTGAAACTTCCTCCACTCAAAGATTTCAACGAGATGAAAAAGGAAGACGCCTTCAGTTTTTTGAAACCACGAGATGATCATGAAGACGGTTTGAGGTTTCCTCCGATAGGAAACGGACAAGAAACTGAAGTAAACACAGGAAAGAGAGACGCTGCGACTGAAACTGATCTTCCTCCATTAAAAAGCCATAAAAGTGGAAAAGGGAACCACAAGTCTAAAGCCAAACAATGGAACAAAGGCGCGCACGGTGTCTTACCACCGGTCATTGAAAACTGATTATGCTCTAAACAGGTGTATGAAAATTTATATTGGAACTATAATATTGCCAGCCAGAAGTAGTATCTTgtatgtttttgtcaaaattccATGTAATGGAAATGTAGTTTTTGAAATCCACTTATTCATTTTGACTGAAGATGTGTTGATGATGAAATGATttaatatatgaatatataactGCATAGCAAATGCTGCTGCTAATATTACGTTACATGCTGAAAAGACCCAGTTTTTGTTTTATGTCAAAATCTAAATCGACGAACACAATTTTTTAATTGTTGGTATGTATAATTTGTAGTTGCTACGACAACTGCTTTATAAAGCGGTAAGATGTCTATTGTATACGGAAGTAAACTTTTCTGTTGGACAATATGTACAGTTTCATACAACAAAAGTTGTCTTTATTTGTGATATTCATTTGACACATTTTATAAATGGACGGAAAAACTTTGTTTTTTAATGGTACATGATACAACACTCTGCTTTCTATCACAATACTCAACTTTCTATCATGATGgccaaaatatatacatatagtatactttaacatactACCAAACGGGTGCAAAAACCGTAATTAGTTACATTTCCATACTTAACTATTGCTCATTCTAAACTTCCCATTGACACCATCAAACCCATAGGTTGGTCCCCGATATGTATGACAGTGACAGATATTTTCATTGTATATAAAGAACTCCCACTTTCTTTACaatttctttttacaatttCTGTCACAGTATCCATCAGATGTAGATTATTTGACACCCAAGGAGAGTATCGAATAGTATATACAATTAAACTATACAACGACGGAATGGTACTAGCAAATGTTTAAGTTCTAAAAGTTTTGAAATCGTTTTTCGTTCAAACCACATGGAGAGACATGAAAGTTATTGAAACCGTAATCGTCACATTCCAAGGAAGTTCAATCAAAGCTGTGTTTTTGTAGACATCTCTGGATcaacgttttttttacaatatttatATCTTAAAACTCTTTATGAATACTTTTACCATACGCAGCATTGTTCTCAATGATAAACTCCAACAGGctataataataacaatgatattGTTATCATAGTAGTATACATTTCATTTATGCCTGTTCCACGGGTGTGATAGACCTGGCCGGGGACGCGGCAGGTGACAGAGACCGGGGCGGTATGTACGTAGGCGGCCCGGGCACCGCGTCAGGGTAGACTGGCTTAGCAGCCTCCTCGGTGGCCTCTTGTTCTGTGTAGAGCTCGGGCTCCTCTGGACGGGGCTGCTGGGCCGGAGGGGGCTGGAGCGAGGACGATGACTCGCTAAGCTCCGTTATGGCGAGGTTGTCCTCATCCACGCGGGCCGGTTTGGCCATGGCCGGGTTGCTGGTGTAAGCAACGGTTTGTAGAACAGGCTGTAGAGAAAGAAAGGAGATCATTAGAATCATAATTAATACACGAATCGAATGTCGCTACACTGTGTGTATTAGACAAATACAATCCTCTCCTCCGGCGTCGCCAAAATGCGCCAGTATAGTGTTTCAGCATAAAACAGTATAATGAGAATGTTAACATATGTTGATAGTGTTTATCTACAGAAGAGAGAATTGAAAATTTACCATAAAACGGTATAATGAAAACgttgatatatatttttttttacctacagACGAAAACAATTTACAATTAGCATAAAGTTCAAAAGGCAAAGTTCTAAGTTACAACGTACACGTTTGTCATACTTTTATAAAATCATCAAGTCTAAATGCTAGAATTG includes the following:
- the LOC118427648 gene encoding uncharacterized protein LOC118427648, with amino-acid sequence MSISLTQGRFFAIQKTEAHNRKHISVLNKIEKKRTDFLTRQLEKTRQAEEYRVKQQRQKLTKSLSKIEGLRRGLMRKLSLQSQGQNPYEGDMSSNYGRYGGMTLDAIKKDTDRWFKPKDPKVERMKKSQDLLREGRRDGRIIAYESLPAILSLPEQRKEEERKKREKKRELLPETPEKAPEYDPLPKEAEKTRSGHFETVRKRRRSSVSPKLKLPPLKDFNEMKKEDAFSFLKPRDDHEDGLRFPPIGNGQETEVNTGKRDAATETDLPPLKSHKSGKGNHKSKAKQWNKGAHGVLPPVIEN